Proteins encoded within one genomic window of Gambusia affinis linkage group LG09, SWU_Gaff_1.0, whole genome shotgun sequence:
- the sowahd gene encoding ankyrin repeat domain-containing protein SOWAHD isoform X1 codes for MHCSGSEPAAPERTPRQGSIVERLSRYGMQVLPGASPRRSRLQRQQEVTDGSAPERESVPPVLRRKYLKELLLSRASSSAVGSGLLQSLSPDQEDSDWAMYPMEHAWMLLAVEGNYETILDFISEDPQLLTRRDFISGYSVLHWLAKRGQDDILLKLLRFAERAGFAVNVNLRGSGGLTPLHVASMQGQFAVIKLLVGAFGANVDAMDYNGKRPWQYLREDAPLEMKELLGTWDEEHSFGCAQNFNKNVNNNCAGAVSVAACDETDGEETEEVSFFDRAKRGSWRFESLRKLKSSFSFVRSKT; via the exons ATGCATTGCAGCGGCTCGGAACCAGCTGCCCCCGAACGGACTCCGAGACAGGGCTCCATTGTGGAGCGGCTGTCTCGGTATGGCATGCAGGTCTTGCCCGGAGCCTCCCCGCGTAGGTCGAGGCTGCAGAGGCAGCAAGAAGTCACCGACGGCTCCGCTCCGGAGAGAGAGTCCGTCCCGCCGGTTCTGCGTAGAAAGTACCTGAAGGAGCTTCTCCTGAGCCGGGCTTCCAGCAGCGCAGTGGG CAGCGGGTTGCTGCAGAGTCTCTCCCCGGACCAGGAGGACTCGGACTGGGCTATGTATCCCATGGAGCACGCCTGGATGCTCCTGGCGGTAGAGGGGAACTACGAAACCATCCTGGACTTCATCTCCGAGGACCCGCAGCTGCTGACCCGGCGGGACTTCATCAGCGGATACTCGGTGCTGCATTGGCTGGCCAAGCGGGGACAGGACGATAtcctgctgaagctgctgcggTTCGCGGAGCGTGCGGGCTTTGCGGTGAATGTGAACCTGCGGGGCAGCGGCGGCCTGACCCCGCTGCACGTCGCCAGCATGCAGGGCCAGTTCGCGGTCATCAAGCTGCTGGTCGGGGCTTTCGGCGCCAACGTGGACGCCATGGACTACAACGGGAAGCGGCCGTGGCAGTACCTGCGGGAGGACGCCCCGCTGGAGATGAAGGAGCTGCTGGGCACCTGGGACGAGGAGCACAGCTTCGGCTGTGCGCAAAACTTCAACAAGAACGTCAACAACAACTGCGCTGGCGCAGTGAGCGTGGCCGCATGCGATGAGACGGATGGCGAAGAAACTGAAGAAGTGAGTTTCTTTGACAGAGCCAAGAGAGGCAGCTGGAGGTTCGAGTCTCTGAGGAAGCTGAAATCCTCCTTTTCATTTGTTAGAAGCAAAACTTGA
- the sowahd gene encoding ankyrin repeat domain-containing protein SOWAHD isoform X2: MHCSGSEPAAPERTPRQGSIVERLSRYGMQVLPGASPRRSRLQRQQEVTDGSAPERESVPPVLRRKYLKELLLSRASSSAVGGLLQSLSPDQEDSDWAMYPMEHAWMLLAVEGNYETILDFISEDPQLLTRRDFISGYSVLHWLAKRGQDDILLKLLRFAERAGFAVNVNLRGSGGLTPLHVASMQGQFAVIKLLVGAFGANVDAMDYNGKRPWQYLREDAPLEMKELLGTWDEEHSFGCAQNFNKNVNNNCAGAVSVAACDETDGEETEEVSFFDRAKRGSWRFESLRKLKSSFSFVRSKT, translated from the exons ATGCATTGCAGCGGCTCGGAACCAGCTGCCCCCGAACGGACTCCGAGACAGGGCTCCATTGTGGAGCGGCTGTCTCGGTATGGCATGCAGGTCTTGCCCGGAGCCTCCCCGCGTAGGTCGAGGCTGCAGAGGCAGCAAGAAGTCACCGACGGCTCCGCTCCGGAGAGAGAGTCCGTCCCGCCGGTTCTGCGTAGAAAGTACCTGAAGGAGCTTCTCCTGAGCCGGGCTTCCAGCAGCGCAGTGGG CGGGTTGCTGCAGAGTCTCTCCCCGGACCAGGAGGACTCGGACTGGGCTATGTATCCCATGGAGCACGCCTGGATGCTCCTGGCGGTAGAGGGGAACTACGAAACCATCCTGGACTTCATCTCCGAGGACCCGCAGCTGCTGACCCGGCGGGACTTCATCAGCGGATACTCGGTGCTGCATTGGCTGGCCAAGCGGGGACAGGACGATAtcctgctgaagctgctgcggTTCGCGGAGCGTGCGGGCTTTGCGGTGAATGTGAACCTGCGGGGCAGCGGCGGCCTGACCCCGCTGCACGTCGCCAGCATGCAGGGCCAGTTCGCGGTCATCAAGCTGCTGGTCGGGGCTTTCGGCGCCAACGTGGACGCCATGGACTACAACGGGAAGCGGCCGTGGCAGTACCTGCGGGAGGACGCCCCGCTGGAGATGAAGGAGCTGCTGGGCACCTGGGACGAGGAGCACAGCTTCGGCTGTGCGCAAAACTTCAACAAGAACGTCAACAACAACTGCGCTGGCGCAGTGAGCGTGGCCGCATGCGATGAGACGGATGGCGAAGAAACTGAAGAAGTGAGTTTCTTTGACAGAGCCAAGAGAGGCAGCTGGAGGTTCGAGTCTCTGAGGAAGCTGAAATCCTCCTTTTCATTTGTTAGAAGCAAAACTTGA
- the rpl39 gene encoding 60S ribosomal protein L39: MSSHKTFRIKRFLAKKQKQNRPIPQWIRMKTGNKIRYNSKRRHWRRTKLGL, from the exons ATG TCGTCCCACAAGACATTCAGGATCAAGCGCTTTCTGGCcaagaagcagaaacagaaccggCCGATTCCTCAGTGGATCAGAATGAAAACTGGCAACAAGATCAG GTACAACTCCAAGAGGAGACACTGGAGGAGGACGAAGCTCGGCCTGTAA
- the upf3b gene encoding regulator of nonsense transcripts 3B, which translates to MKEDKENTRPKDRRVEIKCEDGEKTEKCKEKKEAMTKIVIRRLPPSLTKEELEEQLQPLPEVDYMEFFSNDTSLFPHLFARAYISFKNQEDIVLFRDRFDGYVFIDNRGQEYPAIVEFAPFQKTAKKRNKKKDSKCGTIAEDPDYKRFLEYYNGDGEKLTSTPETLLEEIEARSKELEAKRTTPLLDFLKNKQRLREEKKEERRRRELERKRLRDEERRKWREEERKKRKEAEKMKRLEKPLENKDKDQTKEEPKIKLLKKPDKSDDGDSEKPKEKFKKPEKPHREDRASGGADHRRRPNFENKEERERKGNEDGRKEFRERDLDREKERERRLREKERIRRQDEERRRRREQQDGENTSRKREEEIRKEKAMEKRRSENSADADKMEKPARENRKEESSKRERVRNKDRPAIQLYQPGARSRHRTTGGGADSGSADRKPDSDNKKAADRGED; encoded by the exons ATGaaggaagacaaagaaaacactCGACCGAAAGACAGGagagtggaaataaaatgtgaagatgGAGAGAAGACGGAGAAGTGTAAGGAGAAGAAAGAGGCCATGACAAAG ATTGTGATCAGAAGATTACCTCCAAGTCTGACTaaagaggagctggaggagcagctgcaACCTCTTCCAGAAGTGGACTACATGGAGTTTTTCTCCAACGACACCAG cCTTTTCCCACATCTCTTCGCAAGGGCTTACATCAGTTTCAAAAATCAGGAGGACATCGTTCTCTTCAGGGATCGATTTGATGGATATGTGTTCATAGATAACAGAG gACAGGAGTATCCAGCCATTGTGGAGTTCGCACCTTTCCAGAAAACCGCcaagaaaagaaataagaagaaGGACTCAAAATGTGGAACAATTGCTGaag acCCTGATTATAAAAGGTTTCTTGAATATTACAATGGAGATGGAGAGAAGCTGACATCCACACCAGAGACTCTGCTAGAGGAGATCGAGGCAAGATCGAAGGAACTTGAAG CCAAAAGAACAACTCCTCTTCTGGACTTCCTGAAGAATAAACAG AGACtgagggaggagaagaaggaggagagaaggaggagagagCTTGAGCGGAAGCGTCTGCGTGACGAAGAGCGCCGCaaatggagggaggaagagcggaagaagagaaaagaggcGGAGAAGATGAAGAGACTGGAGAAGCCTTTGGAGAACAAAGACAAGGACCAGACTAAAGAAGAACCAAAAATTAAG ctcCTGAAGAAGCCAGACAAAAGCGATGACGGCGATTCTGAGAAACCCAAAGAGAAATTCAAGAAACCAGAGAAGCCGCACAGAGAGGACAGAGCGTCCGGCGGCGCCGACCACAGGAGGAGGCCGAACTTTGAAAATAAGGAGGAGCGAGAAAGAAA AGGGAACGAAGACGGGCGGAAGGAGTTCAGGGAGCGCGACCTGGACCGTGAGAAGGAGAGGGAACGACGGCTGAGGGAGAAGGAGCGCATCCGACGGCAGGACGAGGAACGGCGGAGACGGCGGGAGCAGCAGGACGGAGAGAACACGTCCAGAAAACGAGAGGAGGAGATCAGAAAGGAGAAGGCgatggagaagaggaggagcgAGAACTCTGCAGACGCCGATAAGATGGAGAAACCGGCCAGAGAGAACAGGAAGGAGGAGAGCagtaaaagagagagagttCGTAATAAG gaCCGGCCTGCCATTCAGCTGTACCAACCGGGGGCCCGGAGCCGCCACCGCACCACCGGAGGCGGCGCCGACTCCGGCTCCGCCGACAGAAAACCCGACTCCGACAACAAGAAGGCGGCCGACAGAGGGGAGGACTGA
- the ndufa1 gene encoding NADH dehydrogenase [ubiquinone] 1 alpha subcomplex subunit 1: MWYEILPAFGLMTACMIMPGIVTTHIHKFTNGGKEKRVARSPWQWHLMERDKRVSGTDQYFNSKGLENIK; the protein is encoded by the exons ATGTGGTATGAAATCCTCCCCGCCTTCGGCCTCATGACAGCCTGCATGATCATGCCGGGCATTGTGACCACACACATCCATAAGTTCACTAACGGAGGAAAG GAGAAAAGGGTCGCCCGGAGTCCGTGGCAGTGGCATCTGATGGAGAGGGACAAGAGAGTGTCGGGGACGGATCAGTACTTTAACTCCAAG GGACTCGAGAACATCAAGTAA